A genomic region of Candidatus Bipolaricaulota bacterium contains the following coding sequences:
- a CDS encoding redoxin domain-containing protein — MPSRKKKDKKRSLFRTRSAWIVASVVLVLAVGGGVTAGILLGHRAETVPITPAQPAEPEPTTPDQPAAAPSASSTEGSVPVGIEVGERAPNFTLPDLNGKSVSLSDFRGHVVILDFWASWCPPCRASMPQLQRYYEEFKDRGLVLVGVSLDRSAEDARSFLEAKGYHDLIPLWGSVSASQSVAREYGIYGIPHTFVLDKDGVIRFSDHPMRLTESFLASLFK, encoded by the coding sequence ATGCCAAGTCGAAAAAAGAAAGACAAGAAGCGTTCATTATTCCGAACCAGGTCAGCGTGGATCGTCGCCTCCGTCGTGCTCGTCCTCGCCGTCGGCGGTGGGGTGACCGCCGGGATCCTCCTCGGGCACCGGGCGGAGACCGTCCCGATCACCCCGGCCCAGCCGGCAGAGCCGGAGCCGACAACGCCCGATCAACCCGCGGCCGCTCCCTCCGCCTCTTCGACGGAAGGCTCGGTTCCGGTGGGAATCGAGGTCGGGGAGCGGGCACCCAACTTCACCCTCCCCGACCTAAACGGCAAATCGGTATCTCTCTCCGACTTCCGCGGCCACGTCGTCATCCTCGACTTCTGGGCGAGCTGGTGCCCTCCGTGTCGGGCATCGATGCCGCAGCTGCAGCGGTACTACGAGGAGTTCAAGGACCGCGGCCTCGTCCTCGTCGGGGTGAGCCTCGACCGGAGCGCGGAGGATGCGCGCTCGTTCCTGGAGGCGAAGGGATACCACGATCTCATCCCGCTGTGGGGATCGGTGTCCGCCTCGCAGAGCGTGGCACGGGAGTACGGGATCTATGGGATTCCCCATACCTTCGTGTTGGATAAGGATGGGGTGATCAGGTTCTCCGACCATCCGATGCGCCTCACCGAGTCGTTCCTCGCGTCATTGTTCAAATAG
- a CDS encoding carboxypeptidase M32, whose protein sequence is MSDILALYKEHLREIGKLSSSLALLHWDQRTHLPEKGHPARAEVIGKLAKMVFELSTSDALGHYLEELEKRDDLSELDRASVRVVGRDYRRYKAIPPDLFEEFAIARAESETAWEKARAESDFAAFRPHLEKMVDYSRRFAEYFGYEENPYDALIEEYEPGMTAAQLAGIITPLRERLVPFIKRLVEDGTRPRTDFISGEYAEDGQRQLSLRALEAIGYDFSAGRLDTTVHPFTIGVGPGDVRVTTRFLPDDPFSGLYSSIHEGGHALYEQGIPDELRWTGLDDGASMGIHESQSRMWENMVGRGRPFWEYFAPLAGEVFPAFAKVPPEEIYRAVNVVEPSLIRVEADEVTYNLHIMLRFELEEGLINGRIAVSDLPELWNEAMDRYLGVVPEDDAHGVLQDVHWSGGMFGYFPSYMLGNLYAAQLYAKAQEEIPDLEGKFAAGDFSPLLSWLREKIHRFGKIYDPVDLLERATGEKPDPNYFVDYVIRKYSAVYGL, encoded by the coding sequence ATGTCGGATATTCTTGCTCTGTACAAAGAACACCTGCGCGAGATCGGGAAACTCTCTTCCAGCCTTGCCCTTCTCCACTGGGATCAGCGGACCCATCTCCCGGAGAAGGGGCATCCCGCCCGCGCCGAGGTGATCGGGAAGCTCGCCAAGATGGTGTTCGAGCTCTCCACCTCCGATGCCCTCGGCCATTACTTGGAGGAGCTGGAGAAGCGAGATGACCTTTCGGAACTGGACCGGGCAAGCGTCCGGGTGGTGGGGAGGGACTACCGCCGTTACAAGGCGATCCCGCCCGATCTGTTCGAGGAATTTGCCATTGCCCGGGCGGAGAGCGAGACAGCGTGGGAGAAGGCGCGGGCCGAGTCTGACTTCGCCGCTTTCCGGCCCCATCTCGAGAAAATGGTGGACTACTCGCGCCGGTTCGCTGAGTACTTCGGATATGAGGAGAACCCATACGACGCCCTGATCGAGGAGTACGAACCCGGGATGACCGCCGCCCAACTCGCCGGGATCATCACCCCACTCCGGGAGAGGCTCGTCCCGTTCATCAAACGCCTGGTCGAGGACGGGACGCGGCCGCGCACCGACTTCATCTCCGGCGAGTACGCGGAAGACGGGCAGCGCCAGCTCTCCCTGCGGGCGCTGGAAGCGATCGGGTACGATTTCTCCGCCGGGCGTCTCGACACCACAGTCCACCCGTTCACGATCGGGGTCGGACCCGGTGACGTGCGCGTTACCACCCGGTTCCTCCCCGACGATCCGTTCTCCGGGCTGTACAGCTCGATCCATGAGGGCGGACACGCCCTGTATGAGCAGGGGATCCCGGACGAACTCCGCTGGACAGGCCTCGACGACGGAGCATCGATGGGGATCCATGAGTCCCAGTCGCGAATGTGGGAGAACATGGTCGGACGGGGGCGCCCGTTCTGGGAGTACTTCGCCCCACTCGCAGGGGAGGTGTTCCCTGCGTTCGCGAAGGTTCCCCCGGAGGAGATCTATCGGGCGGTGAACGTGGTCGAGCCGTCCCTGATCCGGGTGGAGGCGGACGAGGTCACCTACAATCTGCACATCATGCTTCGGTTCGAGCTCGAGGAGGGGTTGATCAACGGGAGGATCGCGGTGTCGGACCTCCCTGAGCTGTGGAACGAGGCGATGGATCGCTACCTCGGGGTCGTCCCGGAGGACGACGCCCACGGGGTGCTGCAGGACGTACACTGGTCCGGCGGGATGTTCGGCTACTTCCCCTCCTACATGCTCGGGAACCTGTACGCCGCCCAGTTGTACGCGAAGGCACAGGAGGAGATCCCGGACCTGGAAGGGAAATTCGCCGCGGGTGACTTCTCCCCGCTTCTTTCCTGGTTGCGGGAGAAGATCCACCGGTTCGGGAAGATCTACGACCCGGTCGACCTCCTCGAGCGGGCGACCGGAGAGAAGCCTGATCCCAACTACTTCGTCGACTACGTGATTCGGAAGTACTCCGCGGTCTACGGGCTGTAA